The genomic segment CGTATAGTACTTCGTAAACTGGTCGATGAATACCTGTGAAGGCGCCCTCCGGACCTGCGCCTCCTCGACCATGTGGATGATCTTGCTGAGCGTATTGTCTTTCGCCAGCCGTGTGACTTTTATTTCGAGGGCCCCGTTCTCGTTTATCGTGCCCGCGTAGACGACGCTGCCGGGCGACTTTTCGACGGGCATGGACTCGCCCGTGATGGGCGCCTGGTTCACGTATGACGACCCTGTGGCGACCTCGCCGTCCATGGATATCTTCTCTCCCGGCTTCACGACGATGACATCGCCCACGTTTATCAGTGCCGTGTTGAGCCTGACCTCGCCGCCATTTCTTTTTACCGTGGCCTCTTTAGGCGAAAGCGAGATGAGCTCCTTGATGGAGTTGCGCGTCTTATCGAGCGTGTACGATTGCAAGGCGTTGCCCAGGGCAAACAGCACGACGACGGTGGCTCCTTCTTCCCACTGGCCGATGGCCATGGCGCCGATTATCGCGATGGTCATTAGCAGGTTCATGTCTGCCGTCATGGTCCTTAGCGAATAGATGGCGCTCTTCGCGATGTGTGATCCGCCCACTACGATGGCCATGAAGTATAGAAGTACCGGCACATACGAAGGCACGCTCAAATGGCCCGCGATGAAGCCGGCGACCGTTAAGAGGCCCGATACGACGGTAATAATGACCGGCCTGTAGCGGGAGTAAAATGACCTTTTTTCCTTAGTCCCAGACACTTTTATCGTGTAGCCGATGTCGCGTGCGGCCGAGATGATGTCCTCGACCGGGCAAGTGTGCTCGACCGTAAGCTTGCCGACCGCAAAATTGAGCGAAGCCCGTATGACGCCGGGCGTCAGGGCGATGGCCTTTTCGAATTTATTTGCGCAGTCGATGCAGTCCAGCTCATAGACGTCAAACTCGGTGACCCGGAATGTGTCCGCGGCCACGTGGTATCCGGACTGCTCGATAGCGTCCAGCAGGTCCGATGCCGCTCCGCCATGCTCTATCTTCAGCGTGGACGTGCCGAAGTTGAACGTCGCCGACCTGACCCCGGGTATCTTCGAGATGCGCCGCTCCAGCTTTTGGGCGCAGTCGGCGCAGTCCATGTTATCGATCTTAAAGTCCGTCTCCCTGACGGGCCCCTGCCCTTCGGGCTCGATGCGGCAGACCTTACATTCGGTCTCCCCGGCTTCGTCGTGGCACTCGACCTCTTCCTGGCACTCATCACAGCTACATTTCTCCTCGTGGCATTCCTCTTCCTCGTGGCATGAGCCGCAGTTGCATGTTTCTTTTTTATGCTCCATCGTGGGACCGCCTAGCCGTGCCTGGCGTGTTCCAGGCCCTCGTTGAAGAGCTCGAGCACGTGCTCGTCGTCTAAAGAATAGATGGCTTCCTTGCCCTGTTTTCGAAATTTTACCACGCGCATGTTCCGTAATATGCGTAGCTGGTGAGAAATGGCGGAATGTTCCATGCCCAGGGCGGCGGCGATGTCGCAGACGCACATCTCGCCCGAGGAGAGGGCATGGATGATCTTGAGCCGGGTGGGATCGCCCATGACCTTGAAAATATCCGACAGGCGGATGATGGTGTTGCCTTCCAGCTCCTTTGCCCTTGTTCTAGCCCGGTCGACGGCGTCTGCATGGATGATGCAGGCTTCGCAGTCGTCTTTTTGGTTTACGGTCTCCATCGATGTCCAGCTCCTTTAAATGAACGTGTGAATAATCATTCACATGTATTTGTTGAACATAGATATACATTTCGATTGAGGCCAGTGCATTATCCGAAAAAGCGCATGTTCATACGAGATTAAAATATTCGTTTATCTTCCACCTTAGCGCCATGGGCATGTAAAACAATTTTACCGCCATGGACGCGGATCCAAGGCTCCCGATGAGCTCCCTCTTATCGGCGTTCATCTCCCCGGCCTCGACCATGGAAAAGCGTATATGGTATATCATCCCCATGAAAAAGAAGAACCCGATCCCCGCGTAAAATAGGCCGATCGGCAAGCTGGAATCGACCAGAAGGTCAATTGGAATGAATCTGATCACCAGTATCGTGGACATGGATATGAGGCCGGCGACCAGTAATGCGATACCTGTGACGATGTTCTTATACGGGTAATTGCGATATAGCGCCGCATTCATTGCTATGAGCCAGATGCAGTACAGGCACGTCACCGATAAGATCACTGCATTCTGGGATACCACCCCGTAAAAGATAATGAGGATGAGTGGAAGACGTAAAAAGAATCTGGTGGCCTCTTTTTTCATATCGATCTTGCCACCGGGCGTAGCCTCGGCCGACGTTACCTTCAGCCCGTCCTTGCCCAGCTGCATCCTGATGTCTTTGACATAATACCGCTTTACCTTGCGGCCGTTTTCAGACTCCCACCGGCCTTCGACGATATCGTGCTCTTCCATCGCTTTTAAACGGCGCACGATGAACGGCTCGCTGAGCCCCATCTCACCGGCGAGTTCCCGCGGATAAAACGGCTTCACCTTGAGCTTCTCAAGTATGCGCAGGTTTGACTCGTTGTTGAGGACGGCGGCGATATTCTTCGAAGGCACAATTCATACTAATTGAGAGGTCGGGATAAATATCTTTGCTCGCCCCTGCCTCCTGCGGCGCCGGTGCGGCGTCTCTTCGCGCCGCATCTTCGACCCCTTGAAATTCATTGATAAATCCGGTTAATTTTACCCTGGTCAATGGGTTGCAATCGATTTTTTCGCGAATAAACTTGACGGTTCAAGACAGTTCACCGGCCTCTATGTATGCCGTATTGACC from the Methanocella sp. genome contains:
- a CDS encoding heavy metal translocating P-type ATPase, with amino-acid sequence MEHKKETCNCGSCHEEEECHEEKCSCDECQEEVECHDEAGETECKVCRIEPEGQGPVRETDFKIDNMDCADCAQKLERRISKIPGVRSATFNFGTSTLKIEHGGAASDLLDAIEQSGYHVAADTFRVTEFDVYELDCIDCANKFEKAIALTPGVIRASLNFAVGKLTVEHTCPVEDIISAARDIGYTIKVSGTKEKRSFYSRYRPVIITVVSGLLTVAGFIAGHLSVPSYVPVLLYFMAIVVGGSHIAKSAIYSLRTMTADMNLLMTIAIIGAMAIGQWEEGATVVVLFALGNALQSYTLDKTRNSIKELISLSPKEATVKRNGGEVRLNTALINVGDVIVVKPGEKISMDGEVATGSSYVNQAPITGESMPVEKSPGSVVYAGTINENGALEIKVTRLAKDNTLSKIIHMVEEAQVRRAPSQVFIDQFTKYYTPAVILLAACVAIIPALLGQPFYEWLYRGLVLLVISCPCALVISTPVSIVSAIGSASRNGVLIKGGTYLEEIGRARAIAFDKTGTLTMGRPSVSSIIQFDSLGDQEILDIAASLESRSEHPLAAAVIRANHGRAPVAVTDFESITGKGVKGKIDGVEYSIGNLKMFSAVSEDVQKTVDRVQEAGKTPLVLGKDHTVLAVITVSDEIRPESRKLVDDLHKTGLKEVVMLTGDNNRMAKAIAGDIGLDGYFGELLPEDKASIVKGIRKAHGNVIMVGDGINDAPALAASNVGIAMGATGSDTALETADIALMSNDLTKVDYTIRLGRHTLTIIKENVVFAIAIKAVFIVLAVLGMADLWMAVFADMGTSLIVILNGMRLIRTQ
- a CDS encoding winged helix-turn-helix domain-containing protein, with amino-acid sequence MPSKNIAAVLNNESNLRILEKLKVKPFYPRELAGEMGLSEPFIVRRLKAMEEHDIVEGRWESENGRKVKRYYVKDIRMQLGKDGLKVTSAEATPGGKIDMKKEATRFFLRLPLILIIFYGVVSQNAVILSVTCLYCIWLIAMNAALYRNYPYKNIVTGIALLVAGLISMSTILVIRFIPIDLLVDSSLPIGLFYAGIGFFFFMGMIYHIRFSMVEAGEMNADKRELIGSLGSASMAVKLFYMPMALRWKINEYFNLV
- a CDS encoding metalloregulator ArsR/SmtB family transcription factor codes for the protein METVNQKDDCEACIIHADAVDRARTRAKELEGNTIIRLSDIFKVMGDPTRLKIIHALSSGEMCVCDIAAALGMEHSAISHQLRILRNMRVVKFRKQGKEAIYSLDDEHVLELFNEGLEHARHG